The window CTAGAGAACCTAGAATATGAAAAGTCAAAAAGGACAGTTTTGGTTGGTTTCCAGTTAGGGACTACCCCTAAAACTCCATTACAAGAATTTTACCATATTCAGATGGGAACCCCCTCTCATGCAGCTGGACATTCCCATCACAGCCAATCAGATGCCAGGGTTCCAGATGTGCATTTCCACTCACTCCTGAAACAGGCATCCTTTACCAACAAGCAATACGGAAAGACCCTGGCTGACTGTGGTTCTAATCGTATTCCCCAGGGAATgcaattttcaaaattattttcaaaaatactagtttAAAGTGAAATATGTAGATTTACAGAAAAAGTCAAACCTAGATTTAACAAAAATCAACTTCATCCCTCTAAAAGACCAAGGTTAACCACTCGCCATTATAAAACGTTTAGAAAGCAATTTTAGCATAAAAGCGCTCATTCATGGACCAGGGAGAATGAGAATTGCTCGTGTTAAGCTGGGCAGGAAAGCAACCCGTCATTGCTAAGGCAGGACATAATTCAAGAGTAATAAAAACAGAATAGGCTCTTTTATCTCACGGTTCCATTCGCCACCCGCCATTAAAGTGGCTGTCCTTGACCATGAGCCACACAGCATGGCACACTCCACAGCCAGGTACAAATGCACTCCAAGTCACCAGCAAGTGTCACTGGTAAGAGATGAATCCTCCTCAAGAGTTCCAATTTCTACCTCTACGATAGCCCCAGTTACCCCACAGAACAAGAACTGTGGTTCTAAGCATTTTGCTGTATTTGAAATGAGCAAACaatactctcccccccccaacactaaACAGAATCGATACGAATACACATAAAATTTCAAGCACATTTAGAATTTAGTTGGTACTTACTGCCTGTTATTATAGGGGAATCTTGTCCTGCATAAAATCCTTCTTAAGGCAGGTCACTAAACTTTAAAATCAGCCTGTAGCAGGtttatcatttttcttttaaaatgactactccccccctccacccccaattTGATCTTGCTAGGATTTTCTGCTTTCCCTCTCGTTTCACTTTCTGGATACAAATGGCTATGTTCCTATTAGGTCAAACAGTTTAAGGGCTGATTTGAAGGACAacaaatggattttttttaaagttaaaatcattttttatttacAGGAAAGAGTCTAATTTCTGAAAAGTCCATTTTGCTAAAACTGTAGTCATCCCTTCTCTAACCCTGCAGCATACAGCACAACACTAAGCTCATGAAGAAAATTTAACTTGGGGAACCTAGAAGGAGCTTACTGAAAACTGCACCCGATTTCCAACATTCTTTTAAATATAACTCAGGCAAACCTCATTTCTGTTAACTTGGGAGCTGGCTGTTCTTAGGTCAGGAGAGTAAAGTGGGCAGGCCTCACCAAGTGTTTTCAATGAGAAGTGACAAGAGCAGAAAAGGCAGCGTTTTGGCGATTCAACCTGACCTGAGAGACGCATTAAAAATTCTCTTCCATGAGCCCTTATTCCTCAGTCTAGAATAAATCAGAGTGTTACCAGAGCACTAAAACACATGCAACAAGAGACTTCAAGCCACTTACAGCACTCCAAATTCTTCAGACTGCCTCTCCCTAATACAAATACTAGAATTTATCTTGCTCTTTGATGCCCCTGTGGTTGATTGCTTCCCTATGACTCAATGTGCACCTCTGGCATTTTTTTTTGACACACTTCTTTGCACCTCTGAAGGGAAATTTGAAAAGGTGAGAGGCGGTCCAACTTGAAATGTGCCAAGGCAAAGAACCTACTCAGATGCTTTGTAACCGCACAAAAGATGCTCTTAGCCATGGGGAAGAAAAACAATGAACAGTAATAATAAAAAACTTTATGGCTAATACACTCAGTCATGGTTGTGTGTATACACAAGGCATGAGTCACCTTAAgtatgggagggggggctggtacAGGAAGCAAAACTATACCAATCGTCAAGAGACTTCAGTGCATAGGTAATACCCAGTCTTCTAAAGCTGGATTCAAACCAAACaagcaaaaaataaacaaaaatcaaGAACGTGCAGGTTGTGTGCTCCGAGGCACCGATGAAAGGCAGCACCAGGCATGTCTTCAAAGACGCCAGAACTCTCTGAGTCATAGTTTTTGCTCAAACACGTGCGACAAGAGGCCAGACTTTAAACAAGATGTGAGCATTCATTTTTTCACTACAGGCTGCTTATCCACAGCTctgttccatctccccctttgCCAGTCACACTTagaaaaagaatatatatatatctagatttatacatatattttaaagGCATTGGCTTCCTCCTATTCCCTGCTTCCTTCATGGCTTCTTCAATGAGCTAATCAAGTGTTCTGATCACATACAGATCAAGTGTGTAAGAAAAATAAGATATGGGATATGGCCCAACTTAACACAAACCAAAAAGCTACAGTTTAACTGTCATTATCAACTGCCACCAAGAATGCCAGGGAATTAAAATATAGATGTGGAAGGCCAGTGATGTTATATACCTCTGCAAAGCTGTGCAGAAAGCCTCTCGACTCCCTGTACAGCCTAACCACGGGCTTCCCAACACAACGTGGGTTTTCCAGAGGCCGTGGTTAAACAGATTTATGAAAGACCAAATGAATGTATTACACTCTGTATCTATGACATGTCTAGGAGAAAACTCGGGCAGAAGACTGTGGCATTATGAATGCTGCAAGGCCAGTATCTGCAGGTCTTTAAGACGCTGCTTGCAAGGCTGGGAAACACACACACCACAGAGGACTCAAAGCCGTAGCTACAGCAGGCGCTATCGTGCATTATATAGTGTTATACGTCTTTTGcaggtttaaaaaacaaacaaaaaaaatgcaggaaaaagaaaaattggtAATGTCCCTGATTTTCACGCTGTGTTCCAGTTTTTGAGGATCAAGCAGTATGCAGACGGTGGCTGGGAGCAATCAGAAAGCATCTGTTGGGATTGCAGGTCTCGCAGCATGTCCCAAACACACCAGTTGCTGGTTTTTTACGAGAGGCATGGCAGCGGTGAGCATGCACTGTGGCTGCGAAACCAAGGCTCTGGCACGAGACATGCAATCCCTGCCCCCATGCCAGAAGAATGCAACTGTTTCCATACGCCCTCTCCTGCTTTCTTTATATGACATTTGAAGAATGCACCAGGTGTATTCCTCTTCCACGCATGATCttggggatgggagaggagaatcacagaaTTATCCATTGTAGCTTCAACCCTCCCCTGTAAAGAAAAGGCTCTCTGCAACTAGGTAAAGTATAACCCTAGAATGGGATAATGATAGTAGTTGTACTATTTTCCCACCTACTggggggatggggagaaaaaaaagtcTCCTCCCCTTCTATCCACCACAAATATTATACAAAATATTAGGCTGAAAGGGCCTGGAAATGTCACCAAATATTGGTTTTGGCACTTTAGAAGGAATACTTTCAGCGCATGTTTAAATTTATCCCCAGAAACCCTACCAGTGTTGCAATTGTCCTTGTCAAAATAAACTTCTATTTTGTTAAATTACCAACCCATCGTAGCTCCTCCCCGCACCCTCACTCTGCATTCTTGCTACTTTAAACGCACCATTAAAATGACAGTGGGTGACTATTGTCCCATATTTCAGTTCTAGGCATCAGCAACCACCTTGGGTCCTCCCACAACAGGGGTGACCCCGAGGTCACTAGCACAAAAGCTGAATTTGCTATTCTTCTCTTCCACCTGCCGTTCCCCATTCCAGCGTCGTTTCAAACGCAGTTTTGCTGGCATGGATGACTCTTCCTTTTTCTCTGGGGTACCGATTGCAGCTGCTGTCTCTCGACACGGCTTGTCGTCTTCCGCTTGGTCCGAGTTTGCCTTGTTGGCTATGTTCACCGACGCTGGCTCTGCTGAGGGGAGGGCAGCTGCAGCGGGCCATGATAGGGGTGTGGGCTTGGCAAACACAGACACTCTCTCCCTGTCCACTATCACGTTCGGCCTTGGCTTGCTGGGATTCTCCTCTTGCAATGGTAAATCTTGGCTCTCAGGCTCATCGTCAGATACAGGCTCCACTTTCATCTTGTGGGGGATGGGAGCCATCTGAGGTTGAGTAACAGCACCGACATCGTCTGAACTTTCATGCCTCTCTCTGTGCTTACGTCCCATGGGAGGAGGCTGCAGCTTTATGGGAAACGCAGGCTGCTCCTCTGGATGCAACTGGCGCTGAGGTGGTGGTATAAAGAGCCCTGGGTACCTGGGAAAAGTCCGGGGGCTCAGGTGGTAGTTGAATACTGAACATGCCTGAGACTGAAGGTAATGTTTCATCTCCTCTGGGTTAAAGGTGAAGCAATTGCCCCCTGGGAAGGCAGGACTCAGGCCAGGAGAGGGGCTGTAGGAGAAAACTGTGGGGGTCAGAGAGAGAGCCGGGGAGATTGGGACATTGAGGACCCCTCCACGACCTGGCAGAGGTGACACAGAGAACGGACTGTGAGGGTCAGGGTACATCCCGGGTCTAGCAAACAACGGGAGGACAATTTCTGGCTTGCGTTTCTGGTGTGGTACACCGATGCTTGAATTGATATTATTCCGGGAAGCCACAAGGTCCGCGCTACGTTGCCACTCTGAGGAGAGGTCCTCCAGCTCAGTAGGGTTGGTCTTCCGGTCATTGAGGTTGGGGTGGGAGTCATGGGTGTGTTGTAGCAGGGGGCCCGCAGGGAACCGGCTTGCCTGGGCATCTTCAGTTGGAGAACGGGCATCCAAGGGAGGGAAATGAAAGCGGGAGGCGGCAGAGGGAACTGGCGGGGCACTCTGAGGGACCGCACCTATTATAGAGGGAAAAGGGTggggaagaaaaagggaaaaagaaaaaaacgaatTAGTAggatcaaaaaaaaaagttattaccACTTTATGGTTGTGTCCACACTACATCAGTAAAAGAACATGAATATGATCAAAGATGGAGCCTGAATCATAGAAAACATTGCTCTCAAAAATGCCACTGGGTTCCCTGTCAGTACTGAATTTTAAAATAATCACATTTCCTAAGTTTACCTTCTTCTATTTTCATAGGTTAATTTTTTACAGTCCACATTTGTTTTCGTGCAGAAAATGTTTATTCCTCAGGTTTGTTCAGAGAACTGTGGTTTAGACAGCCATAGGGATGCCTTGACACATATCCAGAGGCAGCGGATGCTGGAGCTGTGTTTGAAAGCTCCTTAATaaaggggggaaaaggggggggggggttcttcaggCTGGACCGGGGGCTCGATGATGTGCGGGAACCTGAGTTCCCTGCATTCATGACCCCTGAGAGGAGGGAGGTGCTGAATCAGTCACTGCTcaatatttatttgtagcatttgtatcccacattttcccaccaatttgcaggctcaatgtggcttacatttgccataatggcggttgccatttccgggcaacagaattacaaatggaacataacatacatggaacagatcatggtatatatatatataccatgcgcgtacatacatggtaaagaagaatacattatggtattgcatgaaggttcctgagtgatacttggattataacatacattaggtcatcgactatggagagaccatttTCGACACCTCACACCAGGTTCCAGAGGGAGTCACACTCTGTGGCCCCTGACTGAGGACTGTCACTACAAAGAACAGATCAGGCAAGTGAGAGGGAGATATAAAACAGGGGCAAAACATTTCCTGTGGTACCACAGGCAAGAGGCCCATTCCAACTGAGCTGAAGGCACAGAGGAGGCAACGTCTGAGCAGACACACACCCTCTCAAGTAGTCCCACAAATTCCAAACTGGGAGCATCGTGTGTACGGATATTCTAGTAATCTGCAATCAGTTCAGAGCTTAAAATTAGTTAAATCATTACACACACATCCATACTGGCGAAAAGTAAATTCTGATTTTCTAGGTTGTGATACTGTCACATACACATAtacttctttcctttagtccctgcAGTCAGATCTCGAGTGGACTCTAAAGCTCATATGTCATCTTCGGAGAATTCTTTTGTTGACCAATGCTAAAGTATCACAACTTGCTAATTATCCTGTTACCACGATGAAAGCAATGGGATCACACACGGCACTCACTGTAACTAACACAAAGTACATTATCCAATAAGACAGGGAACATAGTAATGCTTCAAGTGCACTGGATTGTGCAGTCAAAAGACAGTGGTTggctgtgtgtttttttaaaatagtgAACTGATAAATCAATTCAATATCATGGAGAGGCAATTCATAGGCTTATTCAAGAACCTCTAAGAGGGTCTTGACCTGATCAGGATGTGCCTTCTGCACACCAGTAAATGActgttccccctcccctgctccgcCTTTCCCCCTGCAGGTGTAACAGCAGGGAGGAGCAAGGAAATAAAACAAGCAGATTCCAGCACCCCAAAAAACAGGCTGCAGGTCCCTCCCGCCTCTCCCttaggcaggggggaggggggaaagcaaTAGCAGCTGCAATTAGAGACATACACATCTCAGTTCTTCAACTACTGCTTACTGTTTGTACGCCTGGCCCcaaggggagaaagggagtgGCAGCACCAGAAAGACAGCTTGCACACAGTGAAAGGCACAGCAGGGAGCAACTCAAACCCAGTTGCTGCAGACAGCCCAGGTTAAGCACGCACCTCCTGCTCCCATGCACAAACTGTATTCTCTCAGGCTTCCTCAGTTTTACACCCAAGGCACATTGCATCCGAGTTTTCTCTAGTGGCAGGAAGCACACTTCTGGGACTCCTCATTAAAATAAGGACCTCTGGCTTGCTTTTAAACAGGTGTCAGCGTGAAGACGTGGCTAGGTATTCAGAGGAAACCATCTACGTTTTTCACCTCCCGGTTCTGAATTCGGGACCACACAGGCCCTGAATTCAGGTGTATCTGCCAGGCTGAAGGAAGCATTATATCTTTTAGCGCATGCCACCAGGGGATGAGAGGAGAACTCCAATAATATAAATCATCAAGAGGTTGAAAATCAAGAATAGATGAAAAACTTCCTTTTTCATATCTGAAAAAGGGACCTGTGTTGTTTTTAAAGATCATATGCTAAAACATTTTTAATGGAAacggaaaggaaagaaaagtgtgtggggggggggggggggggggggggggggaagagtggtaTTTCCAGTCCACCCA is drawn from Microcaecilia unicolor chromosome 14, aMicUni1.1, whole genome shotgun sequence and contains these coding sequences:
- the ETV3 gene encoding ETS translocation variant 3 isoform X2, producing the protein MKTGCSIVEKPKGGGGYHFQDWAYKAESSPGSRQIQLWHFILELLQKEEFRHVIAWQQGEYGEFVIKDPDEVARLWGRRKCKPQMNYDKLSRALRYYYNKRILHKTKGKRFTYKFNFNKLVMPNYPFINIRPNGAVPQSAPPVPSAASRFHFPPLDARSPTEDAQASRFPAGPLLQHTHDSHPNLNDRKTNPTELEDLSSEWQRSADLVASRNNINSSIGVPHQKRKPEIVLPLFARPGMYPDPHSPFSVSPLPGRGGVLNVPISPALSLTPTVFSYSPSPGLSPAFPGGNCFTFNPEEMKHYLQSQACSVFNYHLSPRTFPRYPGLFIPPPQRQLHPEEQPAFPIKLQPPPMGRKHRERHESSDDVGAVTQPQMAPIPHKMKVEPVSDDEPESQDLPLQEENPSKPRPNVIVDRERVSVFAKPTPLSWPAAAALPSAEPASVNIANKANSDQAEDDKPCRETAAAIGTPEKKEESSMPAKLRLKRRWNGERQVEEKNSKFSFCASDLGVTPVVGGPKVVADA
- the ETV3 gene encoding ETS translocation variant 3 isoform X1; its protein translation is MQQMDKAVSRQEKMKTGCSIVEKPKGGGGYHFQDWAYKAESSPGSRQIQLWHFILELLQKEEFRHVIAWQQGEYGEFVIKDPDEVARLWGRRKCKPQMNYDKLSRALRYYYNKRILHKTKGKRFTYKFNFNKLVMPNYPFINIRPNGAVPQSAPPVPSAASRFHFPPLDARSPTEDAQASRFPAGPLLQHTHDSHPNLNDRKTNPTELEDLSSEWQRSADLVASRNNINSSIGVPHQKRKPEIVLPLFARPGMYPDPHSPFSVSPLPGRGGVLNVPISPALSLTPTVFSYSPSPGLSPAFPGGNCFTFNPEEMKHYLQSQACSVFNYHLSPRTFPRYPGLFIPPPQRQLHPEEQPAFPIKLQPPPMGRKHRERHESSDDVGAVTQPQMAPIPHKMKVEPVSDDEPESQDLPLQEENPSKPRPNVIVDRERVSVFAKPTPLSWPAAAALPSAEPASVNIANKANSDQAEDDKPCRETAAAIGTPEKKEESSMPAKLRLKRRWNGERQVEEKNSKFSFCASDLGVTPVVGGPKVVADA